AGAGCACCGTTCGAGTGTCCTGAGAATACACGGTCAGTGCCGGAGCTAGCGGTCCCCCCGCCGGCCAATAGGCAGGCAGCCCCGCAACGGTGTCCACTGACAGATACCATTTCGCCACACTTCCGCATGCCTGAGGCGGGAACGGTACCTCCACCGGGTTTACCATATCCAGCGGTATTCGGACGAAGGTCGAGCCATTTACCGAGAGGTTGAGTGCCAGGGTGTTCATGTCCGGATCCGACAGCCCGGGAGTGACCACCACCGTCGCCGAGTGGGGAGCATCCGGCAGGTCGAACTGCGGTGGGAGCGTGACATCGAAGTTCACCAGGGGCAGATCGGGTGCGTTCAGGTTATGCTCCGCGAAGCCGCTGCGGATCGACTCCCAATGCGGCGTGCCGTTTGTCACGGCCGTATCGTCATCGTCGAGCACCAGCAAATCTATGACTACCATGGGTGAGACCGCGGGTTGCCGCAGCAACAAGCTATTCGCCCACAGTGCACGGAAAACCTCGAGAGCCTCCGCGTCGCCGATACGTTGCGCCAGATGCTGCTTGGCCTTCCAGAAGGCTCCGGCAATAACTTGTCCTGCAGTATGCTCTTCGGCTTTGCTCGGATAGCGCTCGGTTGCGGTCTCCAGGTTACGCACGGCACCCGTCCCCGGCCCGAAGAAGTCGAGGAACAGACGCGGGTCGTTCGTAAGAAAGGCTGACAACACATCCGCCATTCCCTCGTGATAGTCGCGCTTGGCGTTTGGATTTGCCATGTCCACGCAGAAGTGCCCGTACTCGTGATAGATGACTGTCGAATAGCAGGTGTTGATGCAACCCGAACTTGCTCGCTTGAAGTTCAAGGACTGGTCTACATAGGAGTAGTCCGTGTCGGAGCATGGGCCCGAGAGGTTGACGTTGACAGTTATGGGAATGTCGATGCCGGGGAAGTTGGGGGCATAGGACTTCACGAAATCGTGTGCGAGCGTAACATGCAGGAGTCCATTGATCTGGGCTGTTCCGTATTGCGTCTGGAAGGGATTCAGCTCGAAGACGACAGGCGACGGGGGCATCGCGGTCAGTGTCTGCACCTCGGAAGCTCCGATCCACGTTTGCACACGCGCCCACTTGCCTGCCAAGACAGAAGCCGTCACATCGATCGGCCCCGTTCCTACGTCATTCAGTAGGAACGAGCCATCGTACCCGGTCCACGTGCGCTTGTCTCCACCCAAAACACCCACCCCGGGCAGGACTCTAAGCTCCGGGAGGTTGTCATAGCTGTCCGGCAGGAGGCCAGGAGTTGCCCAGCCAATCACGCTGCCGGGAAGGTCCACGTGATAGACGAGGTTGCGCTCTCCGAGAACCTCGCCCGTCGCGACGTCTACGTAGATGTAGCGACGAACCCGATGCGGCCACTCACGGTTGTCCACGAGCACCTGATACGCGAGTCGGGGCTCTTCGCCTTCCGCATATATTGCGAACTGCGCATCCTCGATCCAGTGGGCGGGATACGGGATGGCAGGCAGCGCAGACACACCGGGGCCTTCCTGCAGGCCGCGAGACGGGCCCTGAGAGCCAACGAAGTTCCCAGAGACGAGCACTAGCGGGTGATGGGGCAGGTTGCGAACGAGCAGGGTGAGCACACTCGTTGACAAGGGAGACCCGCCCGGCCCAAAGTGCAGAACCGTGAACTTGCCCTCCATCAGCGTGTACGACCCGATGAGGCCGAAGCCCGTCGGCAGTGGGCCGAACATCGGAGCGTAGAACTCCTGTATGAATCCCTCGGCAGTCGCGCAAGGCGAGATGCCGCTGCCGAACTCGCGGCCCCAGATACGCCAATCGGTGGGAGACGTTTGAGAGAGCTGCACGCCGGGATAGGCAGCCTTGAGCAACGCCATACCCTCGGCGTTCGGGGAGCCGAATGAGCTGACTACGAACCACATCAGCGCAAGGATCGTCGAGAGTCCGATGCGCATCCCCTTTTCGTATTCTCCTTCCGGACTCACCAGGGCTCCGGCGTAGAATCACATCCGGACCACAACGGCGACCGCACCGTGCGGTCACCCCCGGACGCGCAAACAGCTGCTGGGACTGTCCCGCCAGCCACTACATCCTAGCCTAAAAGCGGTGATTCGTCAAGGAGGTTAACCAAAGATTCGCGGACTCGAAGCGAAGAATGGACGCTGCCCAAAACGACTGGTATTCGGCCAGTAACGAAAGTGCCTGGCACCGGACCCGATCGGTGGTATGGAAAGGAATGCTAGTCGGGACTACACAGCCCGTTGGACCCGGCCTGTCTTGATGCAACGCGTGCAAACGCGCAACTTGCGCCGTGCCCCACCCTGGTCCATGACCGCTCGGAAGGACTGGAGATTCGGCTTGAAGGTGCGCTTGCGGCGCTGTGCCTTCAGCTTCCACTGGCCGGAGTGCTTGTGCCGGATGTGGTTGCCGTGCTGTAGGCCCTTCTGGCAAATGTCGCAGACGTACATAATCCTTTTGTCCTTCCGTATACTACAAAGGGGACGGCGATTGTACCTCATGCCGGCCCCGCGCGCAAGCTATGCCGGACCCAGAGACCACTATTGCCGCACACGTCCGACGCATTGCTCCGCTCGCACCCGAAAACAGTATCGGCAGCGCGGCGGAGTTCCTTCGCATGGCCGCTACCCCATTCGCGGTGGTCTGCGACGGCAACCGACCCGTAGGGATCATCGGGGAGACCGAACTGAGCGTTGCCGTTGCCACCGGGTGTTCTCCGGAGGAGCCGGTCCGCAATCACATGGCCGTGGACCTGCCTGCAGTGGGCCCCGACGCCAGCCCGGAGCAGGCGGCAACAGCAATTCGCGAAGCAGGGCGTGGAGCGGCTGCCGTGGTCGGAGAGGAAGGGCGCTACCTCGGGATCGTCACGGCGGGGGACCTCATCAAGCGCTCGCCGCTTCCGCTGCTGCCCACCTTTATCGGGGGAATGGCTACGCCGTTCGGCGTCTACCTCACCACGGGCTTCGTCTCGGCGGGCCAGGGGTCGTGGGCGCTGGTGGCGACGGGCGCCCTGCTCTTCGTCCTGTTTCTGGCAGCCAACGCCATCGCTGCGGGGGTGGCTTGGGTCGCCGATTCGCTGCTCGGTGTCGGTGCGCTGGGGCTGTTCACCGTGGGGACTACGCCGGACCCTTCGCAGTGGCTGCGGTTGGCCGCTCACTCCGTTGTGGCCATAGCATTCCTGCTGCTACTGCGCACTATCCCACTCTCGGCCATTCACGGCGCCGAGCACAAGGTAGTTCACGCCATCGAGAAGCAGGAGCGACTGAGCTTGGAAGTGGTGAGACGCATGCCTCGGGTGCACGCTCGCTGTGGAACGAACCTGGCTGCCGGGGCTGCTCTTTTCCTGATGTTGGCGGGTGTCGGGTATGCACCGGAGTGGCAGCCGATCGGTCTCCTGGGCGCTCTCTTCGCTACGGTGGCGCTGTGGAGGCCGCTGGGGCAGGGGCTGCAGCGCCTCGCCACGACGCGCGAACCCTCCGACAGACAGATCGAACAGGCAATCGAAGCAGGCAAGGATCTGCTGGTCAAGGCTCGCAAGGCGGGTGACCCGCGGGCGCCCTTCCCGACCAGACTGGTGAACAGCGGCGTGCTGCAGATTCTGCTCGGCGCGCTCCTCTGCGCTACCGTCGTGGACCTTCTGGAACGCCTCCTGGGCTTCTCTCTGCCCGTGTTGGGCTAAGGGACCCCGGCCAAGCGAGCCGTCTGTAGGAACTGCTGGTCGTCAATGAAGGTGTCGAAGCGTTTCACGAGGTTGCCCTCGCCGTCGTAGAAGAACACTGCGGGGTAAGACCGTACCCCGAAGCGCCGCTCCCACGACGCCACCATCTCCGTACGAGACGTTCCGTCCGCTTTGAACGCAGCCATCTGTCGCAGCGCCTGGCGAACTGCTGGGTGCGAGAAGGTCTTCGCCTCGATCTCCTTGCACTTCGCACACCAGTCCGCCGTGAAATCCACGATCACGGGCTTGCCCGAGCCGAGCACCTGCTCGAACTGCGCCAAGTCCATCGGCTGCCAATACACATCCTCGACCTCCGCCTTGCCAAGCGCCGGCTGCAGAGCGATTGCAGCGTAAAACGCAGCCCCCAACGCGAACACGCTCTTCAACGCGATCATGCCGGTCTGTGTGCGCCCGGTGTGATCGAAGACCAAAAGGTAAAGCGCTGCGCCGAGCAGGTAGGCAGCCCAGACCCACGCCATCCCCTCCTTGCCGATCAGCGGGGTGAGGGCAAAGCTGAAGTAGTAGAGGCCCGAGGCGATGACGGCGAGGCCCAGGATGTGCTTCACCGTCACCATCCACTCCCCCGGCCTCGCGAGCACGCTTAGTGCACCGGTCATGATCAGCACCGCCACCGGCAGGCCGAGGCCGATACCCATGGTGGTGAACGCCAACATCCCGAAGGGAACGTCGCGTGCCTCGAACACCAAGCTCGCCGTGACCGCGATTACCGGCCCTCCGCACGGCACGGCGGCAACACCGATGAAGCCCCCCATCATAAGCGCGCCGACTAGTCCTGCCCGACCTCGCAAGCCGCTGCTGAGGCCTGCTGGAAGCGATATCTGATACACGTCGAACATCGCCAGCGCAAGGGCGATCATCAGCACGCCGAGACCCACCGTGAACCACGCGTGCTGGTAGAGCGCCCCGAACACCTGTCCCGTGGCGCCGAACAAGGTGCCTAAAGCGCCGAACACCGCTGCAGCCCCGATCAGAAACGCCAATCCGAATGCCACGCGTCCACCCGGGGCCGTTGTGCTCTGCTTCGAGATGAAGCCTGCAGTGGGCGCGATGATGGGATAGACGCATGGCGTGAGGTTCAGAATGAAACCGGCCAGCAGGAATCCCGGCAACAGCCACATCCACGCGCCCTCCTTATGCATGCGCGCCAGGCGGGCCGCGAAACTCTCCTCGAACCCCGGTGCCGCTTGCGTCTGCATAGGCTGCTGCTCGACGGCAGGCTCCGGCTGGCCGACCTGTGGTTCCTGCTCTGCGGCCACCTGCTGATCGGGCTGAGTTGGGGCCTCCGGCTCTTGCTGCCCCACGGTGGGGTCCGGTGGCGTCGGCTCCTGCGTTGCACTGTCGGGAGGCTTGGGCGCGGGGGATTCCGATTCGATGGACACCACGGACTGTGCAGCGACTTCACCCGGGCGCAGGCACACGGCATCGTCGCAAAGCTGGTATCGGACGGTGAGGGAAATCGGATGCTTGCCGGATGCGTCCTTCGGCAGTTCCAGTGTCGCCTGGACGCTGACCGTGCCATCGTATGCTCCGACCTGCTCGCCTCCGAACTCGATCATCTTGCCGGGCGGGTAGGTCGCAGTCTTCAGAGCTGCGCCAGAGACGCTCGTGACCGCCAGCGGTATCAGGCCTTCGCCGGTCGGCGGGTTGGAGTAGGCGTGATAGCCCTTCGGGATCGTAACGGACACCGTGGCTTGCACCGTGGCACCCGGCTTTGCCGCGTCCGGGTCGAGCTTCAGCGCGACCTGAGGAGCAGGCTGAGAGAAGACCAGCGCACCGGCTGTGAGTAGCACGGCGCAGAGCATCTGCCGCATGAAGAACCCTCCGAGCGTCTCGTGACCTGTGTCATACCCCTAAACGCACGGCACGCGCCCGCGGTTTCACGGCAGCCCGGTGGCCCGTGTTTCATGCGGTGGAGCCGCAGCAGCTGGGCATCGCCCCCCACACCCACTCGCATCCCAACAGGCGAACAGTGAGCCTAACACAGTGCCCCTGCGCACACGAAGACCCCCGATGCCCTGCCCTGCGTCCGCCGCGCACTCAAGCCCTCTCCGGCGGGACGCC
This portion of the Fimbriimonadia bacterium genome encodes:
- a CDS encoding 50S ribosomal protein L28, translating into MMYVCDICQKGLQHGNHIRHKHSGQWKLKAQRRKRTFKPNLQSFRAVMDQGGARRKLRVCTRCIKTGRVQRAV
- a CDS encoding DUF1385 domain-containing protein; its protein translation is MAATPFAVVCDGNRPVGIIGETELSVAVATGCSPEEPVRNHMAVDLPAVGPDASPEQAATAIREAGRGAAAVVGEEGRYLGIVTAGDLIKRSPLPLLPTFIGGMATPFGVYLTTGFVSAGQGSWALVATGALLFVLFLAANAIAAGVAWVADSLLGVGALGLFTVGTTPDPSQWLRLAAHSVVAIAFLLLLRTIPLSAIHGAEHKVVHAIEKQERLSLEVVRRMPRVHARCGTNLAAGAALFLMLAGVGYAPEWQPIGLLGALFATVALWRPLGQGLQRLATTREPSDRQIEQAIEAGKDLLVKARKAGDPRAPFPTRLVNSGVLQILLGALLCATVVDLLERLLGFSLPVLG
- a CDS encoding thioredoxin family protein; this translates as MRQMLCAVLLTAGALVFSQPAPQVALKLDPDAAKPGATVQATVSVTIPKGYHAYSNPPTGEGLIPLAVTSVSGAALKTATYPPGKMIEFGGEQVGAYDGTVSVQATLELPKDASGKHPISLTVRYQLCDDAVCLRPGEVAAQSVVSIESESPAPKPPDSATQEPTPPDPTVGQQEPEAPTQPDQQVAAEQEPQVGQPEPAVEQQPMQTQAAPGFEESFAARLARMHKEGAWMWLLPGFLLAGFILNLTPCVYPIIAPTAGFISKQSTTAPGGRVAFGLAFLIGAAAVFGALGTLFGATGQVFGALYQHAWFTVGLGVLMIALALAMFDVYQISLPAGLSSGLRGRAGLVGALMMGGFIGVAAVPCGGPVIAVTASLVFEARDVPFGMLAFTTMGIGLGLPVAVLIMTGALSVLARPGEWMVTVKHILGLAVIASGLYYFSFALTPLIGKEGMAWVWAAYLLGAALYLLVFDHTGRTQTGMIALKSVFALGAAFYAAIALQPALGKAEVEDVYWQPMDLAQFEQVLGSGKPVIVDFTADWCAKCKEIEAKTFSHPAVRQALRQMAAFKADGTSRTEMVASWERRFGVRSYPAVFFYDGEGNLVKRFDTFIDDQQFLQTARLAGVP